cagtttatattttcataattttttttctgttaatattcacattttctgtATTGTCGGTCTTCGGCCGGGTGAATGGACTTttaactctggggtgtatcgaacaccggcttcgctaaaatcacttttccggtatatcaaaattttctgaagtactgtcatataaattcaaaaaggaatttttggttcacaatattaataaactgtaccatattatatatcatattaaaggtatagtgaagcactattcaatgatacccatagcgatcagtttgttttccaaatatatgagaaatgtacaattatatgtattgactttaaattcctataactcttaaactaagagagagcaggcaaaaatattaacgtttttgtgcttctaattatgagagctatcaacaccaaaaaaattataaaaatgcaagctgtttcgcTTATCTTGATTTATaccctaaataataaaaaaacagataaaTTACGATATCTTAACTGAGATCAATACTCAGTAATACGAACTGTCCAATTAAAGTCGGCTTCGCAACTTTTAGCgatgtttgatttttttccgaccaaaaagtcgattgttcttACAATCGTAGAACACTTGGCGATAgcattggtactttttttatttactagTTTAGGAGTTTGAGCTGTCAAATTTATTAGTGTTAGTTGCTGACAGAACTGGGAGAATTTGACAGACCcagtaaaataaacaaaaacaaattgcatgtggtttttgtaaatattatagAATCGCTCTCACCTTCAATTGAATTCGTGGGCGcttatttgtttgaatttatttcattgtttttgttaatgctAAAGATACaggaaattttaaagaaacattaaaAGGTAAAACTAATTGTTTGCCATGTTTGtctaaaaattaagaaaaattcctattacattttttagtttatatCCAACAATGACGTCCATAAAAATAGATAGAGAAtctttaaataaactaaatcaCGAATCAATAGAAATTCGTCTACGTACATTAGAACAGCTTTCATCAAAATTACATCGAGCGCTGGCGCTTAATGGAACTATTGAATTCAAGCCTGgagatttatgtaaacaattaataCGTTGGTTTGGTTTTCTGCCCATACAACAGCCTCTAAAAGTGTTAAATTTGTTACAGTCTATATTGGAATCTCCAAAATATGGATCCAAAGCTGTTGACAAATTGGGATCAGAACGATTGATTAAAGAATTAAGAAAAATCCAAACTTTATTCGACGACCATAGTTCAGAACATAAAGTTATTAGTAAAATGaaagaacttttaaaaaatcaaagacTACCAGAAGACAAGACTGAAATTAGGAAACATTCAGATGAATTGGAAGAATTAATTCAATCCGCTAGCAATATGAAAATCGGTGGCGAAATAGGAGAATATAACTTTAAAGATTATGAAATTCCATGGTCTCTTCCATCTCCTTCAGATTATACTTCAATGAAGTTTTTATcagacattttaataaataaatttgcttCAACCACAGAAATTGAAAATGCTATACAGCACTTACAACTAATCATGTTCGATTATCCAGCGGAGTATTTGTTGCAGGCACCACATATATTTCAgaatcttttaaaaacttatgatGAGCGCAACAATGAAATTCAACCTATTGTTGTCGACGTGGTGGCAAGAGCCTTGTTgcaatttcttattattttagaaaagcgtttaaaaattttaagaaaatcgaCGACATATCAAGAAAATAGGAGTGAACAAAAAACTAACCAAACACCTTGCCAACTCAAGTTTGAAAAAGCCTTAACTGCACTTTTCGATGCTAGCGTTTTTCATTTGGAATCGCATTCAGCTCAAGGCAATGTATCGCCATGTGTGTGGCAGATAATTTTTATGGTGTTACAGCTAATAGAAGAAGTCAATAGGGATGTGGAAATTTTATGCTTGTATAAAATAGCATCTATTGTAGCCAACCTAAGTATCAAGTTCGCGGAGACAGAACATTGTGCTCGCCTTCGTCTACAccaaatgttattaatatttatattacaaGATGTTGCACGGGTGATTACAGTTCGAAATCCACTGAAAGGAGTTGAGGTTTTTGAACCTATACTGCGAGATTATACTATGAAAAGCTTTTATAGTACCCGCCATGAAATTATAGAAGCACTTGTACTAAAAGCTGATAAGTCCCTAAATCAAAAGTAtcaaattctgaaattatacGAGGGGTCATTCGAGACATCTAtagaaatgttaataaatagATCAAATATGTCTTGTAGTGAGCTGATTAAAGAAGGCAATTCTGTATGCACTGTTTTAGATATGTTGCAGAGTAAACAGTTAATTGATATACTATTCGGTGCAGTTGTCCAAGGTATTCCCCTTTATGCAACAAATGTTCAACTGAAAGCACAATCTATTGAactattattgaaattattaaatcttACTTTTATGCCATTAAAAATACacttatatgaaaaactcagtGTAGCATTTAAAAGACACATTGGTTGCCTAATGACCGGTGAACGTTATGCTGTGGAGTGCTCGAACGCGGACCTTTTAAAGGCACATATAGTTGGTGTACCTTTAAGTACAGAACTTTTGTTGCAATTTGTTCACGATAGTTTTGAGAGTTCTTGTGATCAAATTCAAAGTAATTGCTGCAAAATCTTGGAACTTTTATTGCAATCACAAACTTTATTTGGTACAAATTGGTGGAGTCTGTTGCCCATCGTAGTGCCTTTACTGCCATTGCTTAACTGTTGTACTCTTTCTGAAAAGATGATGGACTTGCTTCTTAAACTTTACGATCCCGATTTAAGGCAGCTGCCTTATGTCAGCGTTTTGCAAGGCAATTTgggatttttatttcattcgaACGCAGATAGACGTTCGGAAGCTCTAACTCGATTAATATATACACTAAACAGTTTAAAAGATGCTGAAAAGTATGAGCCAAATCTTATTGAAATTAGCGACACATTACCCAATGATATTTGCCTCCAAAATACAGCTCGGGAATATAGAAACATTTTTAGCGATCGTTTACCAGTAAGATGCGATGTCGTGGCATCTTTGAACAATTTACTGGATTTGTTGGATTCGCCAGATGTAGAACCGTTAATACGCAAAACTAGCTTAATGCAAATAAACGTTTTGTGTTGTAATTGGCGCATAACTGCCGAACTATGCAGTGTTGGCGCCTGCTACTTAATACTGAAGGCTATAGAGAATGCTTTGCAGAAGTCATCTGGATTAGATTATCCAGATGCTGCTGTTCCGGCCATcagcattttaaataaaataatgctgTACGATGCATCAGTTCGCTGTGAATTAGCCGAAACtccaaatatttatgtattactTGTGAGGGCCCTTATGATGTTCCATCACGACATTCAACTTCGTCAGGATGCAACAATGTGCTTATTTCAGTTGCTCTTTTCTGCACAGCTAATATCTACGGAGAATTGCATAGAAGGACCTTTCATATTGGGCAATATCCAAATACCACTGAATATAAACTTGCGTTCAGCTTTAACTAATAAAATTCAGCAGGAGCCAGAAAAATTGTCCTCAATGTTTGCTAGTGCACTGGAAGAAACTCAATATTGGCGAATGGTAGTAGCATCCACTTATTGCGGAGGTCTTGCTAATATTACACAAAAAACGTTACCTTTGCTAGCACAACTGGATGTTAGAAAGGATCTTAAATTAACCAGTCAAGATGTTCGTCTCATTCGTGCTACTCAACCTGGTGTGTCAATCAATCGTTTGCTCAACGCAGCTATCAATGCAACAGATCATAGATCACTAATCCAAGCTTTTCAACTTCTAAAACAACAATTGATAGTACCTACACTTAAGGATACTTTTTCTGTGAATGACGAGTTTTGCTTGCAACTGAACATTATGTTGAAGAGGTATTTACAAATGCCACCAGGCAATAACAACGATTTAGAATTATACGAAAATTTACTTGATGttacaaacataatttttgaaattccacTGCTGCTGGTGGTTttagagatttttaaaattctgatTAAAGATCCCCGTCATGCTCTAGTTGCGATGATCACTCAACGTGAAGAAATTCCTTTACGAATTTTCCACAAAATTACAACGCTCCTAAAACACCTTGTAAATGAACATAAACACGTATGTGAAACGCATTTCAATGCATCCGAATGTAGCACTTTCTATAGCAATTTGTTTGATCTGTTTATTGAGCGTTGCTTGCAATTATTTGAAATACGCGATTTGCAGCGTGTCCGCTGTTTGCTGTCCCTTATTGTAGCTATGAGTTCATGTCAGCTGGATATGCCAGATCAGTTACTATTTTTCTACTGTCGTCGCTTTGCTCAACTGTCGTTGGCTTTGAAATCATTCACCCAAACTGGTGCTCAATGGCACCGAGATTGTTTTCTGGCCATTTTACAATTATGTAATCAAATGGAGAATCCCACAGAGAATTTTCGTCTGACTGCAGGCTTTGTAAAGTATTTAAGTGGTTTATGTGGACACAATGATGTTGAAGTGCGAACATTGGCATGGAGCATATTAAATGTTAGTGCAAAAACAAAAGCTCTTGAGATCTCAGGAACAGAACGAAAAAGTTCGGACATATCTGGTACTGATCTACTGGTAAGCGAACTCTCTTATTTGCCCGGCGGATTTATGGCCTGTTGCCTTAGCAC
The nucleotide sequence above comes from Calliphora vicina chromosome 1, idCalVici1.1, whole genome shotgun sequence. Encoded proteins:
- the ana3 gene encoding protein rotatin homolog; translation: MTSIKIDRESLNKLNHESIEIRLRTLEQLSSKLHRALALNGTIEFKPGDLCKQLIRWFGFLPIQQPLKVLNLLQSILESPKYGSKAVDKLGSERLIKELRKIQTLFDDHSSEHKVISKMKELLKNQRLPEDKTEIRKHSDELEELIQSASNMKIGGEIGEYNFKDYEIPWSLPSPSDYTSMKFLSDILINKFASTTEIENAIQHLQLIMFDYPAEYLLQAPHIFQNLLKTYDERNNEIQPIVVDVVARALLQFLIILEKRLKILRKSTTYQENRSEQKTNQTPCQLKFEKALTALFDASVFHLESHSAQGNVSPCVWQIIFMVLQLIEEVNRDVEILCLYKIASIVANLSIKFAETEHCARLRLHQMLLIFILQDVARVITVRNPLKGVEVFEPILRDYTMKSFYSTRHEIIEALVLKADKSLNQKYQILKLYEGSFETSIEMLINRSNMSCSELIKEGNSVCTVLDMLQSKQLIDILFGAVVQGIPLYATNVQLKAQSIELLLKLLNLTFMPLKIHLYEKLSVAFKRHIGCLMTGERYAVECSNADLLKAHIVGVPLSTELLLQFVHDSFESSCDQIQSNCCKILELLLQSQTLFGTNWWSLLPIVVPLLPLLNCCTLSEKMMDLLLKLYDPDLRQLPYVSVLQGNLGFLFHSNADRRSEALTRLIYTLNSLKDAEKYEPNLIEISDTLPNDICLQNTAREYRNIFSDRLPVRCDVVASLNNLLDLLDSPDVEPLIRKTSLMQINVLCCNWRITAELCSVGACYLILKAIENALQKSSGLDYPDAAVPAISILNKIMLYDASVRCELAETPNIYVLLVRALMMFHHDIQLRQDATMCLFQLLFSAQLISTENCIEGPFILGNIQIPLNINLRSALTNKIQQEPEKLSSMFASALEETQYWRMVVASTYCGGLANITQKTLPLLAQLDVRKDLKLTSQDVRLIRATQPGVSINRLLNAAINATDHRSLIQAFQLLKQQLIVPTLKDTFSVNDEFCLQLNIMLKRYLQMPPGNNNDLELYENLLDVTNIIFEIPLLLVVLEIFKILIKDPRHALVAMITQREEIPLRIFHKITTLLKHLVNEHKHVCETHFNASECSTFYSNLFDLFIERCLQLFEIRDLQRVRCLLSLIVAMSSCQLDMPDQLLFFYCRRFAQLSLALKSFTQTGAQWHRDCFLAILQLCNQMENPTENFRLTAGFVKYLSGLCGHNDVEVRTLAWSILNVSAKTKALEISGTERKSSDISGTDLLVSELSYLPGGFMACCLSTLLDAEEAICVRHMAGQLMATLIRSQEQVEEIEKLVEQHNFTRSATEALTLTVCILEKELPIDLDASTTNVTTYELISCYSLICIELSLRSPDFLKELCTRSLMFKLYEILKLPPPVSKHIGYLNMIGHICQLYTMCYSNNFVFLQRTICRDAVWLSSFCQILFGIVAPSEEIYNIINMLQLLLVLCKDSTALELLSIKLQDYSADIVNLFQDALIAKNLNTRLQGCSLSVLNILLIKSQPEIDKDLSIHIQTLFESERVLIKSIRCNDDFESDNKENNENIGKEKINKKFNENIVKDNKLNIAANKIEKSSISEHLCISLIRLFTHLYPTKVCKFSTPPNANQQHVIETLALLLKQSPVAQETAQNLKLQVKVVKIFKNFLDEFATTSCTTYVKRNGEKKKMAVIKNIQLLLKLLISWYSSATMMITDNVLAVDYSKILIQIWPWLAHSNDLKLTVLQVCAFLSERSLVVCKQFSSLNNVSFPHSVLQLVAKMMTADTLKIKANSTDCSQLISAGLRVLINCCSCIEGRTALNKIHALDIFDSLHPFNPKATQLKLDIVIAWLEFWELFSRYDEGASSHHLNALCSVVNKSTPSCARRIISLRILRNMAFLNSNRSTLITSTDFIFTVNEIVSQPIKSSVEEQFIVCVALWKLISGGIKFVAMIRGTKLAKHLRLLKENLTCTEDENDETIEYSNDLLNVLNVMFKIFNN